The DNA segment GCCGTTTTTGCCCCCTAAATAAATTTTTGAGTCCTTAAAACTAAAAAAACCACTGGAACTAAAAACATCCAATCTATTGCCACTATTGACATAGTAAACGTTAATGTCTTTTAAATCTGCTCTTATCCATGCAATACTGTTGTTGTTGATATTTAGCCATAAATCTCCGTTGGCATCCGTCAACATGTCCGTAATCCACTTTCCCGAGAGTTCCTTGAGATGTGAAATGGGTTTGAAAGTGTTTTTTGAAGGCTCATAAACACACAAACCATAACGGGTAGAAGCCCAAATCGTACCTTTTTTGTCTATCATGACATCACTGACATTATCGTCATAAGGCATCCCATTTTCTTTTTTGGAAAGCGATTTATAGGTTTCTATTTTGCCGGATGTACTATTGTATCGCACCACACCGGTTTCTGTGGCAAACCAAATATTGTTCTTGTTGTCCTTTTCTATGGCATTGATTTGAAATCCGGGCAATAATTTGCCTTTGGAAACTTGAACTTCTAAAGTATTCGTATTTAAAACAACAGCACCTTCACCAAAAGACCCCACCATCATCGTTTGTGGACCAATCCTGCAAAAAGCAAACAAAGCCGAGGATTCAAAGCCCAAACTAATCTCTTTTGAAGCATTTGTAGCGTAATTATAAACCATCAAATTACCATTCCAAAGTCCGCAATAAAAAATCTTTCCATCCTCCGAATAAATACTGGCGATATCCTTGTCGCTATTATACAAAGGCTTAAAACCATTGGCATTGGAGATAAAAAGTCCGTTGTGGCTGGTGGCAACAATTACTTTTTCGTCATAAGTTTTGGCAAAACCTCTTATGCGGGGAGCTTGATTGCCTATATAACGGGAGATGTCTTTGATGAGCGTGAACTGGTTTTCGTAAGGATCGTATTTATCCAGTCCGTCTTCTGTTCCTATCCAAAGCACTCCGGATGCATCAAAATACAAAGCCGAAACCAAATTATCGACTATGGAAGTGTCTTCCGACAATACCGAATAATACCATTTGTAATCCCCTTTTTGGATATCTTCCAATTGCTTGCAGACCAACAATCCTCCTAAAGTACCCACCCAATATTTACCATCCGGTGCTCGGGCCACCGACAAAAAATACGGTCCCAAACTTCCCCTAATTTCCTTGTTTTCGATATACAAATTTACAAATCGATCGTTTTTTTTGTCTAATTTGTAAAGTCCTTGACGTGTTCCCACAAAAATATCGGACTTGGCATCTTCATAAATAAAATTGACGTAAGGATTCTTCGCAGTAGAATTTGGAACAAAGAGTGTGTAATCATTGATTCTCACGATGGCGCCTTTAGAGTCCATGGTGATTTTGGCCACGGATCCTTTTTCATAACTACCAATCCAGATATTCCCTTTCTTGTCTTCAAAAATTTCTTTTACATAATCAAAACCCCTGATTGGAATTTTTTCAAACCTATTTTCTTTCAAAAAAAACATGTAAAGTCCCTTGGTTTTCGTGCCAACCCAAACCCTTTTGAATTTGTCCACATAAACCGATCGAATCTCTTCTTCCGGCAAACTGTTCGGGTCGTCTTTTTTGGAAAAAAAAGTGGTAAAAACTTGGGTATCCAATTTAAAAAGGGTCAAACCTTTTCGGGTTCCTATCCACAAGTTGTTCGATTCTTCATCCAGTTCCAATGCCGTGATGTCGTCATTGTACAATTTATTGGCACTGGCCGAAGAACTCATGTAATTCTTGAATTGATAGCCGTCAAAACGATTCAATCCCGAGAAAGTTCCCAACCATAAAAAACCTTTTTTGTCTTGTACAATATGCCTCACGGAGTTGTGCGACAAACCATTGTTGTCATTGTAATGCGTGAATTTTATATTCTGGGAATGAGAATAAAAAGTGATTAAACTAAAGAATAATAATAAAAAATTCGGTTTCATAAAATGAATTATAGATGCAATTTACTGTTTTTAAACCAATAAACTTAACTCCATCAAGGATTTATTCGGTCTATTTGGTTTGTATTCAAGTTGATTTTAAAATGATTTGAAGGTTGTCCTTTCATTGTTTTTTGGACTATTTTTGCCCATAAAACAAATTGTGCATTGCCTGATTTTTCGAGTTGTTCGCAAACTATTTGGTATTGTTTCAATCTATTGTTGCCTATTTCCGGTAAGGCCAATTCATCGGCGTTTTTCAATCTGTAAAAGTCGAAAATCATGTCAAAACCAGTCCAGGATTCAAAATCGTGAATGGTCAAATTATTGGATGATAAGGCTGCTTCAATTTCTAAATTATTCTTGTTGATTTGCAATAAATCCTTGCCGGAAAGTTTTAAGATGGAAGCCAAAAACGCAACGGGAAAATCTTCGGGCAAAAATCGAAGCCGCACTAATTCTTTCAAATGCCAAAGCGTGAAATCCTCATAATCTTTGGCTTTCAGAATATCTTTGTTCCAAATACTTTGACTTTTTATGTTTTGCAAATGGGCATATTCTTCTTCATAAAAAGGAAACAAACTGCTGAACTTTGGAACCGAACTAACCACGACCGTTTCTATCTCCACTTCTGAATTGGAATGAATGGTCAGTATTTTATAAGCCGGTTTATAGGCCGCCAACGAAGGTGTTTGGATATTGAACAAGGTATTGCCTTTTGCCGTTGTTCGCACTCCCGTATCGTTGATGTGCATGTGTCCGCCAAAATGGATTTGGATGCCCGCATCGGCAAATGTTTGGGCCACCTCTTCGTTGGGCACTCTTTCGAGTTGCATTTTATTGGAACCAAACAACAATTTCATTTCCGGTGAGGCATCATCATTAAAATCGACCATTGGGTAATGGCTGAAGGCTATCAATATTTTTCCTTTTTGTTTCGCTTCCGCCGCGACTTTTCTGACCCAATTGATCAAATGATTTTTATACAAAAACACGTTGTTGTATCCAATGCTGGCTCCAGAAAAATCGTGGGGATTATCAATCAAACCCGACAACTTTTCGTTGGGAACATAGGCATTCGCATCTATCGCCAAAAGCCAAATTCCCTTGATGGGTTCAACCAAATAACTGGCGTCTGGAAGGGATAAATTGGTATTTTTAAGACTGTAAATTCTTTTTTGTAATGCAGATTCTGCCAAAGCCAGATCAAAATTATAGCTTTCGTACCCATAACTTGAAAAAGGAGTTTCCCAATACAAATAGCTTTTTTGGGGAAAGAAACCGAAACCAGCCATTTCATTCAAGGTTTCTTTATAACCCCAGTTTTTGATGTCGGAAGTGATGATGGGTTCCAATTCGTGTTCGTCCGAGTTGGTTTTTGAACTGCTGATAATTTGTTCTTTTCCGTCCTTGCCCAAAAAATCGGTTTTGGCGGCTTCTTGGGAAAAAGGTCTTACCACGTCGTGATTTCCTGTTGTCACGAAAAAAGACATTCCGTGTTTTTTGGTGTATTCGTCCAATATTTTTCGCAATCCCCTGACGTGAATAGGTTGTCCGTCATCGCTAAAATCGCCCGGAAGCACCACTTGTTTGATTCCTCTTTTTGAAATGTCGTTTAAAGCTTCAATAAAGGCAAAATAGTTTTCGTTGAAAATTCGGGTGGAATGCAATTGCGAATTCATCGTTCGGATATTGGCATATTCACCCGTTACCGGATTTTTGATTCCTTGGTACTTATTGTCTTGAAATTTCCCAAAAATATCCTGTAAATGAACATCGGCAATAAAAGCAATTTGTACCTTTTTTTGATCTGTTTGCTGTATCGATTTACAAGCAGATAAAAAAAGCAGTAGCAGTATAAAACCCGATATTCTTGACATATAACTTTATTTTTCTAAATTATTTATTCTGGATTTTTAATTTTTGATTTACTAATTCTTCATCCAAAGTTGATGAAGTCACCGCTTTTAAAACGACTTGACTGCTTTTCTCTTTTGGTAAATCAATTTGTGTCATTTTCAAATTTTGAACATCATCAAAAACAAAGGCAGGCCTGAAATCAGTATCGTCTAAAGTAATTTTGATGTTTTTGAAACTAATTCCATTGACGTGTCGCACATAAAAACCATAAGCCGGCAATTCCCCAAACATCGAAAATTCTGGATAGTCTTTTGCGGCTTCCGGCACTTGATTCAAGCGGCTTAACGGAATATACGCCATTCCTTTAGTGGCTCTACCAGGATACGAAATAGTAATGTTTTCAAGACTTACATTTTCTATTTTGTATCCTGGAATCCCAACAATTGACGATGGAAATGGATTGTGGAAAAAATCGACTTCCGGCCCTCTTAAATCGTAATTTATATCCGGTCGCCCAAAAGGCACTTGCACATTTATATTTTTGATACTCAGATTTTTGATGCTTCCGGGTTTGTCACCGCTTCGTTGTCCCAAGCGAATAAAAATGGCATTCCCAGTATTTACGGCATCGATGTTCGAAACATCAATATTTTCTATAATCGCACCGTCAACGGATTCTATGGCAATAGCCGATCGAAACGTGTCGTAAACCTTGATGTCCTTGATGACAACATTTTTGAATCCACCAAAGGAAGCTGTGCCAAATTTTATCGCACTGGCACTGGATTTAATGGTACAATTGGCAATATAAATCGAATCGTTGGAATATCCCGGATAGTATGATTTCAAGCAAATACCGTCATCGGCAGCGTTGATGTCGCAATTGACCACCTTCACATTCTTGCAATCCGTGATGTCTATGCCGTCATTGTTCCAATACGAGCGATTGACGATGGTCAACTTATCCAGAGTAAGATTAGAACACAACTCGAAAGACAAACCCCAACAGGAAGCTTCCCCTACTTTCAAACCTTCGATTAAAACGGAATCACATTGCGAGAAGCGAAACAATTTGGGTCTCATCGTTTCATTGGGCCTGTTTCTACGAAGGTTGTATTTTGGATCTATGGCAACGCCGGCGTGATGAAGACTGTCGATATTCAACGCCAATTGCAAACCTTGTCCGTCAATCGTTCCTTTTCCCTTAATGGCGATGTTGTTTGCTTTATTGGCCAAAATTAAAGCCATTTGTGAATTGTCGTCGGCTTTGGGTGAAATTGGTCTGCCGACAAAAGCCATATTCGAATAATCCTTGGGATTGGTGCTTCCCAACAAGACCGCTTCTTCTTCAAAATACAGGCCCACGTTGCTCTTCATTACAATGCTGCCGGACAAAAAACGGCCTTTTGGAAAAATTACTTGTCCCCCTTTATTTTTAAAAGCGGCATCAATTGCTTTTTGAATGGCTATCGTATTGACGGTTTTGCCGTCTGCTTTTGCTCCATAATTCGTAATTAAAAACTCCTTTGGGTTTTTGGTAGTTTTTTGTGCTTGGCTTTCAAAACCAAACAAAAAAAGACTCATTAATAAAGCAGTAAAAATCAGTTTCGGATTTATTTTCAACATTGCATTTCAATAACATTTAAATTAAATCATTTTTAACACAAAAATCTAACAATCAACAAAGTAAATCAATTAATTCAATCATTTTCACCTAAAAAAAAGCAAAAAAAGAGTACACAGATGACACCGATTGATTAAATAAAAAATTGATTTTCAACTTTCAATCCCTTAAAATTCGTTTCATCTGTGCACTATTTTTTGCTTTTCAGTATTTCAAAATCCTACAAAAAATAAAGCGCCATTTTTTGCCTTATTTGATGTAAGCTTCCAATTTATCCAAAGTATTTATTTCAGTTTCCCTGGCACAAGCCGACACTATTTCGGTCGCCAAGTGTTTTGTTGGTTTTGAGATCAATAAATACTGTTTTCCATCATCGGAATTTTTCACGTAATCTTTAGGATTATATCTTATGGCCGCGCCCACTTCAATAATCTCGGCAGCCACGTCTTCAGGATGTTTCCCCCAAACGGCGATATAATTCGCTCCTTTTTTGGTTTCGAAACCTTTAAAATAATTCACTCCCGTAACAAACTGGACTTTTTCTCCACTTAAACTAAAAGCTTCCACTTTAGCCTCTCTTTTGTCGGAAAACACGGTTACACGAACCATGATGTCCACTTTTTTTCCTTTGTAGGAAACTCCTTTGGAAATCATTTCCATCCATGAAGTCGTATCTGTTTTTCCAACACGAGCCAAACGATTGGTTACTGGATTCAACGGAACCACTTTTGCTCCGTCCCAAAGGCGTACACCGCCCAAACCTACCGTAGCTCCAACTTTATAATAATCTGCTCCCCATCCTTCTTTTTGTTGTTCCGGTGTTGGATACCAATGGGCTTGTTTCAACTCCAACCCTTGTTTTGCTTTATTGTAAACGTCGATGGCCACTTTATCGCTAAAATAGATTCTCAATGCCATCCATTGGTTTTCGACTGCTGGTCCATGATGCCCAATTACGGAGTACAAATCACCCGATTCTGAACCAATATCAGTCAAATAACTTATTTTTTCGGCCTTCATGTACAAACTGGTGTCTGTATTATTTTGTCCAAAACAAGTACAACAAAACAGCAAAGCAGCCATAAATGATAATTTCATAATTTCAATTATTTATTGATTAAACTTAATTTTCCGTAAAATTAAGTAAACTTTCTGCAATGCTGGAAGAATTCTTGCATTATTAAGAAATCGTCATTTTGTGATGAAAAGGCGTGAATCCCGTAATGTAAACGTGCACTCCATCAGTGCGCAAAGTTCCTTGATGATAGGTATATTCTTCGCTGTCCAAATTATTTATGCTGCGATGTTCCACCTTTCCAGGTCCAAACTGAATGGTATCTGCTCCCATAGCCAATTGACCCAGTCCCGAATTCAAAAAATAATTACCTTTTTCGTCCTTTTCGGCACCCGTTATCGTACTTCCTTCTTTAAAACACATTTCTATGGTCACTTCAACATTGGGTGGGCCATCCACTTTAAAATCTATATCTAAAGAACCATTATTTTCAGTAACTTCAATCACGGTAATTTGTGTTTTTACATTGCTTTTTGTTCGGGAACCAAATTCCATTTTATTCCAAAATCGTCCATCCTGTGAAGGCGACAAGGTATAATCGGCATCGGCTTTGCGGAATTCTGGCGCTAGAGGCTGGTAATAATCCCCTTCCTTGGTTTCTATCAAAATGTATTTATTTCCTTCTTTAACCATGCCGTCAGCACTGAAATAGCCCAACCTGAAAAACGAAGTCGAAAGACGCATGTATTTCAATATTGCCTCGCCCTTTCGATACGTCAAAAAGTTGGGATTGGACGATCTGCCGGAAACAATCATTACCGGTTTATCATTACCACCAAAAAGTGTTATGGCAGTTTTATCGCGCCTTATTCTGGCCAAATTCGATAATGCAAAAAACTTCTCATAATTATGCTCCACATTGGCGACAGCCGGAAGTGGCTGCTGAAGTTCTCTGTTTTCCATAAAAAACAACAACGAACCCGATAGTGTATCGGTAGTGAAATCAGGAAGATTTTCGATCAATTTAGCCATATAAACAAAGATTGGATTGCCGGTATGAATGGCCATATAACGGTATTGCAAATAATATTTCGAAACGTTGATGTCCATGAATTGATCCTGCCTTCTGGAATCAAGGGTAACCAAATCGCCGTTGGGTTCTGTGTGATAATAATAGGCAGTCAGGTTTTTTTGAACGATATCCAATAATTCCGGTTTGTTCAGCAACTTTGCCATAGTAATCAATGCTTTGTCGATAACCCCTGAGTAAACACCACTTCTTTCCGAATAATGTCCATCGGCATCGATATAAATTCCTTCAGCCAGCCATTGTTCAATTCTTCGAACATATTTGGCATCCGGATACAGGGAATTGATGTTGGCCAAAGCCGCACTAACCACCCATCGGTGATTGGGTGTATGCACGCCTCCGGTTACCATAGCTTCTCCTGCATTGACAATAAAGGTTTTGAATTTATCCCTTAAACCATCTAAATCTTTCTGTTTTTCCAGATTCAACACTGCCGCTGCAGGGCAAATATATTCCAAAATAAAGGCGGTATCTGGAGGTGATTGACGGTTTCCTCCGGCATCCAATGTACCATCGGGATATTGCTCCTTCAACATTACATCCATTAACTGATTCAATTGCTCAGCTACAACTTTGGACTTGTAATATACCGATTCCGAGTGCGAAATCGAAGCAGTCATCACGGTTATGGCTCCTGCCAATGGTCGAAAATTACTGATTCTGATTGTAGAATTTAACATTCCTTTATTCAAAAGACTTTTCACTTTGGCATCATTGTTCAAAAGGAGACTTTTCATCAATTGAACATCTATTTTTGGCTGACTATTGTTTGAAAAAAAATCATTTGCCAAAGCAAAATCACTGACCAAAGCTCCCGCTAATGTCAGTCCTCCTAGTCTGATAAATTTTCCACGACTCATTTGATTTTTCATACTCTTGGTTTCAGTTCGTTAATGAAAATGACATAGCATTTACTTGTCCTCAATTTTTACAAGTGTAAAATTTATTCCCAATGGATTTTTGGTCATTTTACAAATTAATGGGTAATCCGCATTTTTCACGATCCACATTTCGGTTTCATCTATCTGCGCCACCACGTGCAATGTATCAACTGGTTTTCCGTCCAATGCAAAACTGTTTTTATCCGCATTTTCATCTAAAACATAGGTGGTATTATTATAAACAAACTTCTTGTTTTTCAGCAACTCTTGGTAGGCCGATTGTGAAATCATGAAATAAGTTTCCGTTGGTTTCAACGCCAAAACAGGCGCAAATTCTCCTTGGTTAAAACTTAAGGCATTGCCGTTTTTCAATGCTTCGGGCATAATTACAATGCTGCTTTTTACGCCTCGGGTTTCTAAATCCAAAACCAGATTATCATTAGTTATTTTGGAGGTCAAAGTCAAGGTTCTGGTTTGCCCGTGTAATTTACAGACATAATTCAATGCCGTATTATTTTTGATTGTGGGAATAAAACCTTGCGCTGTCGCCAATTGAAAAAGGGAACAAAAAACGATTGTTATAATTGTATTTTTCATCTATGCTTATTTTGTTGGTGGTAAAATAGTAGTTCCCCAAGCCGAAGGTTTTGAATCCATTTCCAATATCAATTCGCCACCTTTAACGAGGTCTTCGTGCAAAATCCAAGCTTGGTTATACAGTTTCCCGTTCAACAAAGCCGATTTGACATACTTGTTTTTATCGCTTAAATTTTTGGCCGTAATCTTGAAACTTTTTCCGTCTTCCAACTGCAAAGTGGTTTCCTTGATTAACGGCGTATTTAATAAATAATAGGGCTGTCCAGCATTGGGATACAACCCCATCATGTGGAAAGCCAACCAAGAGGACATCGCCCCCGAATCGTCATTGCCCGGCAAACCTGCCCGAGAAGTATTGAAATTCTCTTTAATGATTCCCTTGATTCGGTCACTACTCAAATACGGTTTTCCAATCCAATGATACATCGTGGGTGCCAAAAAAGAAGGCTCATTCGATACATCATACAATTTGTTGTCAAAAAAAGTGTCCAATCTTTTTTGGAAAGCCAAATCGCCACCTAATCTACGAACCACTTCGGGTAAATCGTGCGGAATACTCAACGAATATTCCCAAGAAGTTCCTTCATAGAAAAACACGCACCAATGGCACACATACCAAGGCGATTCCGTAATTGTTGGAGTAAATCTAAAGGAAGGCTTTTGAATTTTTGATTCCCCAAAAGGAACATCATCCAACCATTTTCCGGAAGCATCTTTAGGCATAATAAAACCTTTCGTGCCATTATTTTCATAATCGGCTCGCCATAAATTTTTCCAATTATCGGCTTGTTTGATGTATCTATTATAAATATCCAGATGATTCAATCCTTTGGCAACGGTGGCAATATTATAATCGTTGTACGCATAATCAACGGTGCGATTTCCTGCGCGGTCTGTGCCATAAGGAACATAACCCAATCGCAAATAATCCAACAATCCGCCCCTGCCTTCTCGCTCTTCATTGCCTCCCGGAGGAACTTCGGCATCTTTAAGCATGGCTTTCAATGCCAATTCATAATCAATTCCTTTCAAGTTTTTTACAAAGGCATCGGCAATAACGGTTTCGGCATTTGAACCACCTTGAGTTCGACCATTGTCGTTGCCGCTTCTACCTTCCGGCAAATAACCTTCCCGTTTGTAAATGTTCAACATAGCGTTGACAATTTCCACTTGTCGCTTGGAATCAATCAACGTAATCAAAGGGCTGGATGTTCTGAAAGTGTCCCAAATACAATAAAAATCATCGTAATAGGGTTCATTATTCGTCCATAAAGGATTTTCTCCTGTTCGGTTTACCGGCATTATCATCGTGTGGTACAAGCCCGTGTAAAACATTTTTTTGTACTCGTCAGAAGTGTCGGGCGAAAGTTTGATGCGACCCAACAATTGCTCCCATTTGTTTTCCAAAGCCGATAAAACGGCATTAAAATTCCAATGCGGAATTTCCACTTGAATATTGTTTTTGGCTTTTAATTCACTCAAAAAGGAGATTCCAATTTTTACGTTCAACTCTTGTTTTCCATCTTTTCCAAAAGAAAGCAAGGCAGCCGTTTTTTTCCCGGAATCAAATTGAGCCGATTCATTGGCGTAGAATTTACCGTCTTTCCATGTAACATATTTGGCAATGGGTTGGTCGAAAACAGCCCAAAAATAAACCGTATAGGCACGACCGTTGTTCCAACCGCCTCGAATTCGGCTGTAGCCTCTCACTTCGGTATCGGAAACAATTTCGATTTGGGAACCCACAAATTGTTGTGCCTCCCTTCCATCGGGTTCTGGTTGTTCTCCCAAGAAAAATCCCGGGTCAATTTTCAATTCTTTGGACGCATTTTTTGGATATGTAATGCGATAAAACGAAACTTTCTCGGCTGTCGTTATTTCGGTTTTGATCCGGCTTCCTTTGAAAACAGTTTCATAATAACCCAGTTTCACCTGTTCTTCTTCTCTAAATGCAGCTTGGTCCAATTTATCCAAGGCTCCGGAAAAAGGCATGATTTGGATGTTCCCGTATTTGGGACCACCGCCCGTTCCGCTGACGTGAACTTGGCTGAATCCCGTAACTTCCGTTGGTAAAGGCAACCAGCCACTATTGGGTCTCACCGTGCAATCCGGACTTGGTTTTACCATCCCGTAAGGACAGGAAGGACCAATAAACACTCTTCCGTCACCTTCCGAACCAATCATTGGATCCACGTAATTATGCAACTGGTTTTGGGCATTGATCGTTGTCGCAAAGAATAACGATGTCCCTAAAAAAAGTATCATTTTAGTATTCAATTTCATTTTCTTTTATGCTTTGAATTGGTTTGTTTTTTGTCGTTAATTAGTTCAAAAATAAAGTATTATTGCGTTGGTTTATTGGACATTTCCAAAATTAATTCGCCGCCATTTGTAATCTCGTCATGAGAAATGTTAAACTTTTTCACGGCTTTCTTGTTGAAGTTTATGGCATTGACATAAACGTTATCTGCACTATTGTTAAGCGCTTTAATGACGAACTTTTTACCCGGATAATATTTTGGATTCAGTTGAATGGAAACTTCATTGAATATCGGGCTGCCTATTTGGTACACCGGATTTTCATCTGTTCCTCCGTTCATTTGAAACAACCCAATTTTAAGCAGAACGTTCAAGCTTCCCATCAAACCTTGGTCTTCATCACCATTGTAACCGGTGTTGGTCGATAATCCGCTAAAGGTTTCTTTTACCACATTTCTTGTCCAATACTGGGTCAAATCCGGTCTTCCCAACAGGTTGAAAATATTGGAGGTTTGAATTGAAGGCTGGTTTCCAAAATTAATTGGAATCCGACTGTATTCGGGATGCAATTCGGCATCGTGCGAGTTTCCTGAAGTGAATTTCAACTTTTGGGCAGCTTCAAATTGGGTGTTCAATTTTGCCGCCGCTTTTTCTTTTCCTCCCATCAATGCTGCCAAACCGTCGATGTCGTGTGGCACAAACCAAGTGGATTGCGCACCATTCGACTCTATAAAACCATTTTCGTATTGATACGGATCGAAATTTTCGAGCCATTTATCGTCAACATTCTTGGGACGCATCCAGCCTATTGTTTGGTCAAAAACATTTTGATAATTTTTGGATCGAGTCCTAAAATAGTCGTAATCGTCTTGATGATTCAATTTCTTGGCCAATTGTGCCAAAGTCCAGTCCTGATAAGCATATTCCAAAGTCTGGCTGGCACCATCTTGATGGCTTCCAAATTTATTTCCTTCAGGAATTGGATAAGGAACATAGCCTTTTTCCATATAATATTTCAATCCTCCGCCAATGTTGGTATCGTGTTCATAACCCGCTTTTCCCATAATGCCGTTGAGCATGTGGTTCTTTTTGAGAGCCGTGTAAATGGATTCCAAATCGTCTTTTACCAAGCCTTTTTGGATGGCACTGACAATAAAAGGCGTTGATGAAGCCCCGGTCATCACAAAAGTATAATTCCCTCCCGAAGGGCCACGAGGAATCATCCCACCATCTTTATAATATTGCATTAACGAATGTACAAATTCCTCCATTATTTCGGGATAAACGAGTCCCCAAAGCGTGTTAATCGTCCACTGGGCTCCCCAAAAAGCATCCGAATTGTAGTGGTTGAATTTTGGTTTTCCATTTGTATCCAGCGGCAATTGTCCAATCCTGAAGTTTTTTCCCGTATTGTCTGGATAAGCACCATTGGCATCACTGATTATTTTTCGTCCTTGCAAAGCGTGCCATAAGTCTGTGTAAAATCTTCTTTGATCGGTTGCTGTTCCGCCTTCTACTTTAATTCTCCCCAACAAACTGTTCCATTCGGTTCTCGATTCTGCAATTACTTTGTCAAAATCCCAATGGGGCAATTCTTGTTGAATATTAATGTTGGCGTTTTCGACCGATGTATAAGAAATACCGACTTTCATCAATACTTTTTTAGTTGATTGACCTAAAGTGACCAAATAATTTCCTGTGCTTTTATCTTGTTCAATTGATGTTGTTGGCACATTCATCTTGATTTTAAAAAATACTGTCACTGGTTTTGGGCGTCTAAAATTTGGAGTCATTACCAATGTCCCGGAAAGTTCATAATCGTTGTTTTTTTCTAGAGTTCCATTTGTATTGTCGCAAGGCCCCAAAATGGTATTGAGATTAAAAAGGATGGCTTTTTGGGCATTTTCTGGAAATGCATATCTATGAAAACCCACTCTTTTGGTACTGGTCAATTCCGTGGTTATTTGGTATCTTTCAAGTATTAGAGAATGATATCCAGGAGTTATTTTTTCGGTTTCGTGACTGAATTTAGAATAAAAGTCTTTAAATATATTTTTCTTGGACTCTTCAGAAATAGTTACCGG comes from the Flavobacterium limnophilum genome and includes:
- a CDS encoding glycoside hydrolase family 28 protein yields the protein MLKINPKLIFTALLMSLFLFGFESQAQKTTKNPKEFLITNYGAKADGKTVNTIAIQKAIDAAFKNKGGQVIFPKGRFLSGSIVMKSNVGLYFEEEAVLLGSTNPKDYSNMAFVGRPISPKADDNSQMALILANKANNIAIKGKGTIDGQGLQLALNIDSLHHAGVAIDPKYNLRRNRPNETMRPKLFRFSQCDSVLIEGLKVGEASCWGLSFELCSNLTLDKLTIVNRSYWNNDGIDITDCKNVKVVNCDINAADDGICLKSYYPGYSNDSIYIANCTIKSSASAIKFGTASFGGFKNVVIKDIKVYDTFRSAIAIESVDGAIIENIDVSNIDAVNTGNAIFIRLGQRSGDKPGSIKNLSIKNINVQVPFGRPDINYDLRGPEVDFFHNPFPSSIVGIPGYKIENVSLENITISYPGRATKGMAYIPLSRLNQVPEAAKDYPEFSMFGELPAYGFYVRHVNGISFKNIKITLDDTDFRPAFVFDDVQNLKMTQIDLPKEKSSQVVLKAVTSSTLDEELVNQKLKIQNK
- a CDS encoding GH92 family glycosyl hydrolase, producing MILFLGTSLFFATTINAQNQLHNYVDPMIGSEGDGRVFIGPSCPYGMVKPSPDCTVRPNSGWLPLPTEVTGFSQVHVSGTGGGPKYGNIQIMPFSGALDKLDQAAFREEEQVKLGYYETVFKGSRIKTEITTAEKVSFYRITYPKNASKELKIDPGFFLGEQPEPDGREAQQFVGSQIEIVSDTEVRGYSRIRGGWNNGRAYTVYFWAVFDQPIAKYVTWKDGKFYANESAQFDSGKKTAALLSFGKDGKQELNVKIGISFLSELKAKNNIQVEIPHWNFNAVLSALENKWEQLLGRIKLSPDTSDEYKKMFYTGLYHTMIMPVNRTGENPLWTNNEPYYDDFYCIWDTFRTSSPLITLIDSKRQVEIVNAMLNIYKREGYLPEGRSGNDNGRTQGGSNAETVIADAFVKNLKGIDYELALKAMLKDAEVPPGGNEEREGRGGLLDYLRLGYVPYGTDRAGNRTVDYAYNDYNIATVAKGLNHLDIYNRYIKQADNWKNLWRADYENNGTKGFIMPKDASGKWLDDVPFGESKIQKPSFRFTPTITESPWYVCHWCVFFYEGTSWEYSLSIPHDLPEVVRRLGGDLAFQKRLDTFFDNKLYDVSNEPSFLAPTMYHWIGKPYLSSDRIKGIIKENFNTSRAGLPGNDDSGAMSSWLAFHMMGLYPNAGQPYYLLNTPLIKETTLQLEDGKSFKITAKNLSDKNKYVKSALLNGKLYNQAWILHEDLVKGGELILEMDSKPSAWGTTILPPTK
- a CDS encoding DUF4861 family protein is translated as MKLSFMAALLFCCTCFGQNNTDTSLYMKAEKISYLTDIGSESGDLYSVIGHHGPAVENQWMALRIYFSDKVAIDVYNKAKQGLELKQAHWYPTPEQQKEGWGADYYKVGATVGLGGVRLWDGAKVVPLNPVTNRLARVGKTDTTSWMEMISKGVSYKGKKVDIMVRVTVFSDKREAKVEAFSLSGEKVQFVTGVNYFKGFETKKGANYIAVWGKHPEDVAAEIIEVGAAIRYNPKDYVKNSDDGKQYLLISKPTKHLATEIVSACARETEINTLDKLEAYIK
- a CDS encoding metallophosphoesterase family protein, which codes for MSRISGFILLLLFLSACKSIQQTDQKKVQIAFIADVHLQDIFGKFQDNKYQGIKNPVTGEYANIRTMNSQLHSTRIFNENYFAFIEALNDISKRGIKQVVLPGDFSDDGQPIHVRGLRKILDEYTKKHGMSFFVTTGNHDVVRPFSQEAAKTDFLGKDGKEQIISSSKTNSDEHELEPIITSDIKNWGYKETLNEMAGFGFFPQKSYLYWETPFSSYGYESYNFDLALAESALQKRIYSLKNTNLSLPDASYLVEPIKGIWLLAIDANAYVPNEKLSGLIDNPHDFSGASIGYNNVFLYKNHLINWVRKVAAEAKQKGKILIAFSHYPMVDFNDDASPEMKLLFGSNKMQLERVPNEEVAQTFADAGIQIHFGGHMHINDTGVRTTAKGNTLFNIQTPSLAAYKPAYKILTIHSNSEVEIETVVVSSVPKFSSLFPFYEEEYAHLQNIKSQSIWNKDILKAKDYEDFTLWHLKELVRLRFLPEDFPVAFLASILKLSGKDLLQINKNNLEIEAALSSNNLTIHDFESWTGFDMIFDFYRLKNADELALPEIGNNRLKQYQIVCEQLEKSGNAQFVLWAKIVQKTMKGQPSNHFKINLNTNQIDRINP